The following is a genomic window from Collimonas fungivorans Ter331.
CGTTCGGCATCATTCATCGCATGAATGATGTCCTTCACTTTTTCATCGCCATTGGAATGCTGTGCATATAAAACGCGCAAAAGAATATCTGCATATTTGGGAATACGGCCGGATTTTTCCCAAATTGCTACGGCTTGCTCTGTACGGCCCAAGGCCTTTCCCATGGATGCTTGCGAAAGCAGCATGGCAGAGCGGATGTACCGAAATTCAGCACCGGTAAGTTTTGATTTTTTGCGGGTAATCGCAACACAGACGGCGGTTACAAGGCCATCAATATCTTGTATGGATACCGTTTCTCCATAGGCGGTATTCTTGAGTTCATAGCCGTTTTGCAGCCAGACATTTCGAAGTCCGCCATCAGTAAAATGATACATATCACTAACCTCCAATGATAAATGCGGTTACCACGATGCAATCGAGTGCATTTTCATTTTCACATGCCACAACTACGGCGATAGGGCTGCCCGCCGTAAATCTTTCCATTCGACAGACCATGTGTCCCGTTTTAATGTCTGGCTCGGGTTCTAACAGGATTTTCCCTTTTCTGAGGACATCAAACGCCATAGATAGCGTGATCTTTCGCGACCTCATTTGACTAAGTGCATGTTTTGAAAAAGAAATACGTCCTGATTCATTGGCGATATTTCTAATCATCCGCTCCCAGCCATGCTTGGAATAGGGCATAGAGTATACTATAAAAATTATAGGTGAAATTTTGGCCTTGTCGCACAATGAGGCAAAATTGTTACATTTCACCTGTTGTATTGAATGGCGTTCGGAGAAGTCGAAATTATCAAAAATGGCCCTAACCAAGGCGAGAAATTGCCAAAATTAAGCTAAGAACTTATGGAGGGCAGGTTCCTGCCGGTGACGGCAATCGTGGAAGGTGATTGCTGACGAGCTGATGAGGTGTGCACTCGAGCTAAAAACTGGTGCCAGTACGACAGCTTGCGAACGAAGCGCCATTGGTCGCCGCGGCGCCGCAGCCGAACAGCCCGCATCCTCCGACAAGGAAAACCATTGCGGTCACTGAGCAAACGAGGCGGAGGCGAAGTTGCATACTCCTACTTTCCAATACAAAACCGCGAAAAAATCACCCCCAGCAAATCATCCGGCGTAAACGCCCCGGTAATGCTGCTAAGCCGATCCTGCGCCAGCCGCAACTCTTCCGCAAACAGATCCAATGACTGATCGTTGACCCGGTTGTCCAGGGAGGCGTGCTGGTCGGCAATCTCCAGATGGTCGCGCGCTGCCTTTAGTGCGATCAAGTGACGCTCGCGCGCCAGGTAGCGCGATTCGCCGGTCTGCTGCCAGCCGGCGATGCGCAGCAGTTCCGTGCGCAGCAAATCGATCCCCAGATGGTCGGTCGCCGACAAATAGATATGGGTAGCATCGTTCATCACATCGACCGCGGGTTTGTGGCCGGACTGGTCGATCTTGTTCCAGATGCGGATGATCGGCGC
Proteins encoded in this region:
- a CDS encoding helix-turn-helix domain-containing protein; its protein translation is MYHFTDGGLRNVWLQNGYELKNTAYGETVSIQDIDGLVTAVCVAITRKKSKLTGAEFRYIRSAMLLSQASMGKALGRTEQAVAIWEKSGRIPKYADILLRVLYAQHSNGDEKVKDIIHAMNDAERTIHLVMKETSKGWSSTESSEDLLCVA
- a CDS encoding DUF4258 domain-containing protein is translated as MPYSKHGWERMIRNIANESGRISFSKHALSQMRSRKITLSMAFDVLRKGKILLEPEPDIKTGHMVCRMERFTAGSPIAVVVACENENALDCIVVTAFIIGG